The following coding sequences lie in one Fimbriimonadaceae bacterium genomic window:
- a CDS encoding cupin domain-containing protein, giving the protein MEATIYNLDDVRHEQPVPKIHLRRVRGERILFAHVTLEAGCHIATHHHESEQIAYVVSGRVLWRLGDPDQPGYREVEVTGGNVVVLPSNFPHGVDAIEETHIIDLLSPPGQMGVDRQAH; this is encoded by the coding sequence ATGGAAGCTACCATCTACAATCTGGACGATGTGCGCCACGAGCAACCTGTTCCCAAAATCCATCTTCGACGTGTTCGAGGAGAAAGGATTCTCTTTGCCCATGTGACACTGGAGGCGGGTTGCCATATTGCCACCCACCACCATGAGAGCGAGCAGATCGCTTATGTCGTCTCTGGGCGAGTCCTGTGGCGCTTGGGCGATCCCGACCAACCCGGCTATCGCGAAGTGGAAGTTACAGGCGGAAACGTGGTCGTTCTTCCTTCGAATTTTCCGCACGGTGTTGATGCCATCGAGGAAACGCATATCATTGACTTGCTCAGCCCTCCGGGACAGATGGGTGTGGACAGGCAGGCTCATTGA
- a CDS encoding DUF1801 domain-containing protein: protein MTSKAATVEQYLAELPADRLEAISTVREMIRKHLPEGYEEGMQYGMIGYFVPHSIYPKGYHCDPEQPLPFASIASQKNHMAVYLFCIYCDEESTSRFVKEYKATGKKLDMGKSCVRFKKLDDLALDVVGRAISRMPVADFIAQYEKQYVKK from the coding sequence ATGACAAGCAAGGCCGCGACCGTTGAGCAGTATCTCGCCGAACTTCCAGCAGATCGCCTGGAAGCGATTTCAACTGTCCGAGAGATGATAAGGAAGCACCTGCCTGAGGGCTACGAAGAGGGAATGCAGTACGGCATGATCGGCTATTTTGTCCCTCATAGCATCTACCCAAAAGGCTATCACTGCGACCCGGAACAACCACTGCCCTTTGCCTCTATAGCCTCCCAAAAGAACCACATGGCGGTCTATCTGTTTTGCATCTACTGCGACGAAGAGTCAACCAGCAGGTTTGTCAAGGAGTACAAAGCCACCGGAAAGAAGCTTGACATGGGTAAGAGCTGTGTGAGATTCAAGAAGTTGGACGACCTTGCTCTTGATGTTGTAGGTAGAGCTATCTCCCGGATGCCAGTTGCAGACTTTATAGCCCAATATGAAAAGCAATATGTGAAGAAGTAG
- a CDS encoding PEP-CTERM sorting domain-containing protein, producing MRNLILSTSTIAALAITAAANAVTVQMFDHTGTNANSLFLIAYNSVPKTVTATPYNVKIDGSPIVGYCVDLDHQAATNQTYPANALSAIGTYGAMGGKLGYIYNTYHTPAIDLDHQIAVQVALWEVRYDATYNLDAGAFKQISLNSTVKGYAQAILNDLSANPTFSNEAIIYRATDGQKQDIIGPVPEPASLAVLGVGALAMLRRRRSKK from the coding sequence ATGAGAAATTTGATTCTTTCGACTTCAACGATTGCCGCATTGGCAATTACTGCTGCTGCAAATGCTGTTACTGTTCAAATGTTCGACCACACCGGCACGAACGCAAACAGTCTTTTTCTGATTGCTTACAACAGTGTTCCGAAAACAGTTACGGCGACGCCGTATAACGTCAAGATCGATGGCAGCCCTATCGTTGGTTACTGTGTCGATCTCGACCATCAGGCAGCGACAAATCAGACGTATCCAGCTAACGCTCTTTCTGCAATCGGTACATACGGCGCGATGGGCGGCAAGCTTGGCTATATCTACAACACGTATCACACACCAGCAATCGATCTCGATCATCAGATCGCAGTACAGGTTGCTCTTTGGGAAGTGCGATACGATGCGACATACAATCTTGATGCTGGAGCCTTCAAGCAGATTTCGCTTAACTCGACAGTCAAGGGCTATGCGCAGGCGATCCTCAATGATCTCTCTGCAAACCCTACATTCTCGAATGAAGCGATCATCTATCGCGCAACCGATGGACAAAAGCAGGACATCATTGGTCCTGTACCGGAGCCGGCAAGTCTTGCGGTGCTTGGCGTTGGTGCACTGGCTATGCTACGTCGGCGAAGAAGCAAGAAGTAG
- a CDS encoding aminoglycoside phosphotransferase family protein, with amino-acid sequence MTDSDTTVPVSHSDITSEWLSCALGLENVELNSTQQIGEEYGLASIVFRCNLVGTGSPESVIVKLWSTDGQGGDREVEFYRKFGADPGLRVPACYFAKLDRELGRGVVVLEDFVEAEQGNCLHCLKLQDSLNLVDAISAFHAKWWQASTLDSADWLPSIPILNRQPDWYEARNERFQEKYGLMIGDQVKALICDPMRLQDKVRERLASGGQTLLHGDLHLDNVLFESVSRQPVILDWARVSKGPAVLDFTEIVFSICEPEDRDQVFQSYLTNLQSHGVEIEREELISQLGGALIHRLIRFTFGIANWEPQRDREREIIKTELSRLDQSLLSWKERDSLLFNC; translated from the coding sequence TTGACTGACAGCGATACAACAGTTCCAGTTAGCCATTCGGACATCACGTCCGAGTGGCTTTCCTGCGCCCTAGGTCTAGAGAATGTTGAGCTTAATAGCACACAACAAATAGGTGAAGAATACGGCCTTGCGAGCATAGTTTTTCGCTGCAATCTTGTCGGAACGGGTTCGCCTGAGTCAGTGATTGTCAAACTGTGGTCGACCGATGGGCAAGGCGGAGATCGAGAAGTTGAATTCTATCGGAAGTTTGGCGCTGACCCTGGCTTACGAGTGCCAGCCTGTTACTTCGCCAAATTAGACAGAGAGTTAGGGCGAGGAGTTGTGGTCTTGGAGGACTTTGTGGAGGCGGAGCAAGGCAACTGCCTGCACTGCCTCAAATTGCAGGACTCCCTCAATTTAGTCGATGCCATCTCAGCCTTTCATGCCAAGTGGTGGCAAGCATCGACCCTAGACAGCGCTGACTGGCTTCCTTCCATACCGATTCTCAATCGACAGCCGGACTGGTATGAAGCTCGAAATGAGCGATTCCAAGAGAAGTACGGATTAATGATTGGCGACCAGGTGAAAGCGCTGATATGCGATCCAATGCGGTTACAGGACAAAGTCCGGGAGAGGTTAGCCAGCGGAGGGCAAACCTTGCTACATGGAGATTTGCACCTGGACAACGTTCTCTTTGAAAGTGTTAGCCGACAGCCAGTGATTTTAGACTGGGCGCGTGTATCAAAGGGACCTGCCGTCTTAGATTTTACAGAGATAGTGTTTAGCATCTGCGAGCCTGAAGATCGTGACCAAGTCTTCCAAAGTTATCTAACCAACCTGCAATCACATGGTGTAGAAATTGAAAGAGAGGAACTCATCAGCCAGCTTGGCGGGGCGCTCATTCATCGCTTGATTAGGTTCACGTTTGGGATTGCCAACTGGGAGCCGCAGCGAGATCGTGAAAGGGAAATTATCAAGACAGAGCTTTCGCGCCTGGATCAAAGTCTTCTGTCTTGGAAAGAACGAGACTCACTGCTGTTCAACTGCTAA